The following is a genomic window from Coprobacter tertius.
GTTAAGTCTACAACTGATACATCGAGGGTGGGTACCCGAAAAGCCATACCGGTAAGTTTTCCATTTAACGAAGGGATAACTTTGCCTACAGCCTTGGCTGCACCGGTAGAAGACGGAATAATGTTACCCGATGCGGCACGTCCACCCCGCCAATCTTTCAGAGAGGGGCCGTCGACTGTTTTCTGTGTGGCTGTAGTGGAATGTACGGTGGTCATCAGACCGTCGGTAATTCCAAATTTATCGTTCAGAACTTTTGCTAAGGGAGCTACGCAATTAGTTGTGCAGGATGCGTTGGAGACGAACTGTGTTCCTTTCTGATACGTTTTTTCGTTTACCCCGTAAACAAACATCGGGGTGTCGTCTTTGGGGGGAGCCGACATTATAACATATTTTGCCCCGGCATCGATATGGGCAAGAGCTTTCTCTTTAGTGAGAAATAGGCCTGTCGATTCTACAATATAATCGGCTCCTATTTCATCCCATTTGAGATTGGCCGGATCTTTTTCGGCTGTAACTCGTATGGTTTTACCATTAACAATTAACCGGCTTTTTGCGGTGTCCACTTCGATAGTTCCATCAAAATGGCCATGCATTGTATCGTATTCGAGCATATAAGCCAGATAATCAGCCGGAGCCAGATCGTTTATGGCAACGATTTCTATATCGCTTCTTTTTTGGGCGGCGCGGAAAACAAACCGGCCAATGCGGCCGAAACCATTAATACCTACTTTAATCATTGTCCTTAATTTTTTGAGTTATAGAGTATAAACAAATAAGTGGGTAAGAATGCAGTCTGATTTCGATTTTTTTTTGAGTAATTTCTTTTTTTTCTATGGCGTAATTATTCTTTAACAATCTATTACTGTATAACTTAAATGGAATCTGTGTAAGTTACCATAATAAAAAACGGCCTGAAATAGTTCAGGCCGTTTTTTATTATGGTAACTATAATTATTTGTTTACAGAAGCCATGTGTGCGATCAGGTCGAGAACTTTGTTACTGTAACCGATCTCGTTGTCGTACCAAGAAACAACTTTAACAAAGGTGTCGGTAAGAGCGATACCTGCTTTAGCATCGAAGATAGAGGTACGAGCGTCGCCAAGGAAGTCAGAAGAAACTACGGCATCTTCAGTGTATCCGAGGATACCTTTCAGTTCGCCTTCAGAAGCTTCTTTCATAGCAGCGCAAATTTCGGCATAAGTAGCCGGTTTAGCCAAGTTTACGGTCAGGTCGACAACCGAAACATCGAGAGTCGGGACACGCATAGACATACCGGTAAGTTTTCCGTT
Proteins encoded in this region:
- the gap gene encoding type I glyceraldehyde-3-phosphate dehydrogenase — translated: MIKVGINGFGRIGRFVFRAAQKRSDIEIVAINDLAPADYLAYMLEYDTMHGHFDGTIEVDTAKSRLIVNGKTIRVTAEKDPANLKWDEIGADYIVESTGLFLTKEKALAHIDAGAKYVIMSAPPKDDTPMFVYGVNEKTYQKGTQFVSNASCTTNCVAPLAKVLNDKFGITDGLMTTVHSTTATQKTVDGPSLKDWRGGRAASGNIIPSSTGAAKAVGKVIPSLNGKLTGMAFRVPTLDVSVVDLTVKLAKPASYDEICKAMKEASEGELKGILGYTDKDVVSSDFLGDPRTSIFDVKAGLSLTDTFVKVISWYDNEIGYSTKILDLIDYMASVNK